In Arachis stenosperma cultivar V10309 chromosome 1, arast.V10309.gnm1.PFL2, whole genome shotgun sequence, one DNA window encodes the following:
- the LOC130963325 gene encoding uncharacterized protein LOC130963325 isoform X2, whose protein sequence is MESYRETYNYHINPIPGQPLWEHAEECNRPHAPKIKRKAGKLQMKRRMDADEKGGGGSKKSKADPKPQSNNGDNVHLKRQLGPFTCSFCGDKGHTKRGCKKKRDCDAAAAAAVAAAAAEANKKKKNEGGAPASEQQLQQPQDDGNQHDGEDNPVVQFTEIGQATSDAQPVEIDISQPTASDVEDSQKDHGIKRPSKLSPRRRSSPLATSVPVNPMQGASSGTATRLVNYMKFIPTPGFKAPRKKN, encoded by the exons ATGGAGTCATACAGGGAAACATATAATTATCATATTAATCCAATACCTGGACAACCATTATGGGAGCATGCAGAAGAATGTAACAGGCCACATGCACCAAAAATAAAGAGGAAAGCTGGAAAACTACAGATGAAAAGACGGATGGATGCTGATGAGAAGGGTGGTGGAGGATCTAAAAAGTCTAAAGCTGATCCCAAGCCTCAGAGTAACAATGGAGATAATGTTCATCTAAAGAGGCAGTTGGGCCCCTTTACTTGCAGTTTCTGTGGTGATAAAGGACATACAAAGAGAGGTTGTAAGAAGAAGAGAGATTGTGATGCTGCTGCAGCTGCTGCagttgctgctgctgctgctgaggctaataagaagaagaaaaatgaaggaGGTGCCCCTGCATCTGAGCAGCAACTTCAGCAGCCTCAAGATGATGGTAACCAACATGATGGAGAAGATAATCCTGTTGTGCAGTTTACTGAGATTGGCCAAGCCACTTCTGATGCACAACCTGTAGAAATAGATATATCTCAGCCAACTGCTTCTGATGTAGAAGATTCTCAAAAG GATCATGGAATAAAAAGGCCTTCAAAATTATCACCAAGGAGAAGATCCTCTCCACTAGCAACTTCTGTCCCAGTGAATCCCATGCAGGGTGCTAGTTCAGGAACTGCAACAAGACTTGTCAATTACATGAAGTTCATCCCAACTCCAGGATTTAAGGCTCCAAGAAAGAAGAATTGA
- the LOC130939647 gene encoding protein EXECUTER 2, chloroplastic-like: MVLVARAISGPQLRPTLAPIPAKLVPIPNTIRFLQSQCIRTPKRNLFCRCVPSPSFSSLEDWDWNRWTRHFSQIEHAESFASLLQFQLEDAIEREDFREAARVKRAINEAASEDTVAEIMSQLKNAIDEERYHDASRLCRCSGSGLIGWWVGYTKDSDDPFGRIIHVSPGMGRFVGRSYSPRQLITGSPGTPIFEIYVVKDADSTYHMQVVYLRQAKGNSMSSPPSTVAKSPSKPEVENTSSVEMQEDKEKVEINDEKNRNIEGTTEEGIKSVINFLKEKIPGLKVKVMNVNVEEEGVEGHDSIKQFMQESSNKTSSSENPGEESNDLDKPDEISFKADSDGSEEKDLDMKLFIGGVVHNNDDTPAKDEYIRLPAEIEDMERDSFLLHVPRGNLDYQAREQKSPNSNMAALAAQGVPELMPSDVAKAFWASDKVSSKVSKSIREIVNLAINQAQKKRRLSEYTSFSRITTSRGDLDPFDGLYVGAFGPYGTEVVQLKRKFGHWNDVDNEHNPSDVEFFEYVEAVKLTGDLNVPAGQVTFRAKIGRGNRNTNRGLYPNEIGVDASYKGQGRIADFGFRNPKWVDGELLMLNGKGFGPHTKGADIAFLYVVPEQSFIVLFNRLKLPE, translated from the exons ATGGTGCTGGTGGCGCGTGCCATCTCCGGTCCGCAACTCCGACCAACCCTAGCCCCAATTCCGGCGAAGCTTGTTCCAATCCCGAATACTATCCGTTTCCTTCAATCTCAATGCATAAGAACACCGAAACGCAACCTCTTCTGCCGTTGCGTTCCTTCTCCCTCTTTCTCTTCCCTCGAAGATTGGGATTGGAATCGATGGACCCGCCATTTCTCCCAAATTGAACACGCCGAGAGCTTCGCCTCTCTCCTTCAG TTTCAACTGGAGGATGCAATTGAGAGGGAGGATTTTCGAGAAGCCGCTAGGGTGAAGAGGGCTATAAACGAAGCTGCTTCGGAAGACACTGTTGCTGAGATCATGTCTCAATTAAAG AATGCCATTGATGAGGAACGTTATCATGATGCTTCGAGATTGTGTAGATGCAGTGGAAGCGGTCTG ATTGGCTGGTGGGTAGGCTACACGAAAGATTCAGATGACCCCTTTGGTAGAATAATACATGTAAGTCCTGGTATGGGCAGATTTGTCGGCAGGAGTTACAGTCCAAG GCAGTTGATCACAGGATCTCCTGGGACCCCAATATTTGAAATTTATGTGGTAAAAGATGCTGATAGCACATACCATATGCAG GTAGTGTACTTGCGACAAGCTAAAGGGAATTCAATGAGTAGCCCTCCATCTACAGTTGCtaaaagcccatccaaaccTGAGGTAGAGAATACATCTTCAGTTGAGATGCAGGAAGACAAAGAGAAGGTTGAGATAAATGATGAGAAAAACAGGAATAttgagggaacaacagaagaaGGCATTAAAAGTGTAATAAATTTCCTTAAAGAAAAAATTCCGGGATTGAAGGTGAAAGTTATGAACGTTAATGTTGAGGAGGAAGGAGTGGAGGGTCATGATTCTATTAAGCAATTTATGCAGGAAAGTAGTAATAAAACCAGCTCCAGTGAGAATCCTGGAGAGGAAAGTAATGATCTTGATAAACCTGATGAGATCTCTTTCAAAGCAGATAGTGATGGTTCAGAAGAAAAGGATTTGGATATGAAGCTTTTTATTGGTGGTGTTGTACACAATAATGACGACACTCCTGCTAAGGATGAATATATTCGCCTACCAGCAGAAatagaagatatggaaagagaTTCTTTTCTCTTGCATGTTCCTAGGGGCAATCTTGATTATCAGGCTAGGGAACAGAAATCGCCCAATTCAAACATGGCAGCTCTGGCAGCACAAGGGGTCCCGGAGCTTATGCCTTCTGATGTTGCCAAGGCATTTTGGGCTTCCGACAAGGTCTCTTCCAAG GTTTCAAAAAGCATACGTGAAATTGTCAACCTTGCTATCAATCAAGCACAGAAAAAAAGAAGATTATCTGAGTATACATCATTCAGTCGGATTACCACATCAAGAGGGGATTTAGATCCTTTTGATG GTCTCTATGTCGGTGCCTTTGGACCTTATGGCACTGAAGTAGTTCAACTGAAGCGGAAATTCGGACACTGGAATGATGTGGACAATGAACACAACCCTTCAGATGTGGAGTTCTTTGAATATGTAGAAGCAGTGAAATTGACTGGCGATCTTAATGTTCCTGCTGGCCAG GTGACATTCCGTGCAAAAATTGGGAGAGGCAATCGCAACACCAACCGTGGGCTGTATCCCAATGAAATAGGAGTG GATGCAAGTTACAAAGGCCAAGGGAGAATTGCAGATTTTGGTTTCCGAAATCCAAAATGGGTTGATGGAGAATTGCTCATGCTTAATGGCAAG GGCTTTGGACCTCATACAAAAGGTGCAGATATCGCATTTCTTTATGTTGTGCCTGAACAGAGTTTTATTGTGCTGTTCAACCGGTTGAAATTACCAGAGTGA
- the LOC130983209 gene encoding uncharacterized protein LOC130983209, with amino-acid sequence MGGGSTRVGSSISSPCSGHWTRTQSRSRRSGVPEWCGCGCRPVLRWSGTDSNPNKPFFGCPNYNTSGKRWCGLFVWADTAQDEPVEKPESYGDNHEVKMNFDWRLGRLEEDVRNQKLVNQLLVLVVPVLIVLIVILYCKA; translated from the exons ATGGGTGGTGGAAGCACTAGAGTTGGAAGCTCTATTAGTTCACCATGCAGTGGCCATTGGACGAGAACGCAAAGCAGGAGCAGAAGATCCGGGGTGCCGGAATGGTGCGGTTGCGGCTGCCGGCCAGTTCTCAGGTGGTCTGGGACAGATTCAAACCCAAATAAACCATTTTTTGGTTGTCCCAATTATAAT ACAAGTGGAAAGAGATGGTGTGGGCTTTTTGTGTGGGCAGATACTGCACAGGATGAACCAGTTGAGAAACCAGAATCTTATGGAGATAATCATGAAGTGAAGATGAACTTTGATTGGAGGCTTGGGAGATTAGAAGAAGATGTCCGGAATCAAAAATTGGTTAACCAATTGTTGGTATTAGTTGTGCCTGTATTGATTGTGTTAATTGTTATCCTGTATTGTAAAGCCTAA
- the LOC130983200 gene encoding uncharacterized protein LOC130983200: protein MGSDDEFAGGPAWPSASASLERGGGGDAGVGVEVGGREDEEGEETRGGDGGWGGGGDPGVGVEVGGREDGEGKRGKGDGSGGVGGGCGAGGAVGGSCGSGVGVGGGGGGACNCVGCGEGATAAVYRDPNGSLLAGINSTIVTTSPLAAEVLAVKETLIMSRNFQMEKVIIESDNHILVQALKSHASIAVIQVILDDILYSVKGMSNCGFTWAPRETNLLAHEVAKLTVVSVTFGSDLKEKGRIRTSVVKESRGTTGGKEDSIRSGR from the exons ATGGGTTCTGATGATGAGTTTGCCGGTGGTCCTGCTTGGCCTTCTGCATCTGCTTCTTT ggaacggggagggggaggggacGCGGGGGTGGGGGTGGAGGTTGGGGGAAGGGAAGACGAGGAGGGGGAGGAGACGCGGGGTGGGGATGGGGGTTGGGGAGGGGGAGGGGACCCGGGGGTGGGAGTGGAGGTTGGGGGGAGGGAAGACGGGGAGGGGAAAAGGGGGAAGGGGGACGGCAGCGGCGGCGTTGGTGGTGGTTGTGGTGCTGGTGGTGCTGTGGGTGGAAGCTGTGGCagtggtgttggtgttggtggtggtggtggtggagcaTGTAATTGTGTTGGTTGTGGTGAGG GAGCCACAGCAGCAGTATACAGAGACCCTAACGGATCCCTTCTCGCAGGAATCAACTCCACAATAGTCACCACTTCGCCATTAGCTGCGGAAGTATTAGCGGTTAAGGAAACTCTTATTATGTCCAGAAATTTTCAGATGGAGAAGGTTATCATAGAATCAGATAATCATATACTGGTTCAAGCTTTAAAATCACATGCATCAATAGCAGTCATTCAGGTTATACTAGATGACATATTGTATTCAGTAAAAGGCATGTCTAATTGTGGTTTTACCTGGGCACCCAGAGAAACAAACTTATTAGCGCATGAAGTCGCCAAGCTCACAG TTGTATCTGTGACATTCGGAAGTGACTTGAAGGAGAAAGGGAGAATTAGAACCAGTGTTGTGAAGGAGAGTAGAGGCACCACCGGCGGGAAAGAAGATTCTATCCGCAGTGGAAGATGA
- the LOC130963325 gene encoding uncharacterized protein LOC130963325 isoform X1, with the protein MLTGIPCVHACAALSRVNKPPEDFCHRLLTMESYRETYNYHINPIPGQPLWEHAEECNRPHAPKIKRKAGKLQMKRRMDADEKGGGGSKKSKADPKPQSNNGDNVHLKRQLGPFTCSFCGDKGHTKRGCKKKRDCDAAAAAAVAAAAAEANKKKKNEGGAPASEQQLQQPQDDGNQHDGEDNPVVQFTEIGQATSDAQPVEIDISQPTASDVEDSQKDHGIKRPSKLSPRRRSSPLATSVPVNPMQGASSGTATRLVNYMKFIPTPGFKAPRKKN; encoded by the exons ATGCTTACAG GTATTCCTTGTGTGCATGCATGTGCTGCACTGTCTCGGGTTAACAAGCCACCAGAAGACTTTTGTCACCGCTTGCTAACAATGGAGTCATACAGGGAAACATATAATTATCATATTAATCCAATACCTGGACAACCATTATGGGAGCATGCAGAAGAATGTAACAGGCCACATGCACCAAAAATAAAGAGGAAAGCTGGAAAACTACAGATGAAAAGACGGATGGATGCTGATGAGAAGGGTGGTGGAGGATCTAAAAAGTCTAAAGCTGATCCCAAGCCTCAGAGTAACAATGGAGATAATGTTCATCTAAAGAGGCAGTTGGGCCCCTTTACTTGCAGTTTCTGTGGTGATAAAGGACATACAAAGAGAGGTTGTAAGAAGAAGAGAGATTGTGATGCTGCTGCAGCTGCTGCagttgctgctgctgctgctgaggctaataagaagaagaaaaatgaaggaGGTGCCCCTGCATCTGAGCAGCAACTTCAGCAGCCTCAAGATGATGGTAACCAACATGATGGAGAAGATAATCCTGTTGTGCAGTTTACTGAGATTGGCCAAGCCACTTCTGATGCACAACCTGTAGAAATAGATATATCTCAGCCAACTGCTTCTGATGTAGAAGATTCTCAAAAG GATCATGGAATAAAAAGGCCTTCAAAATTATCACCAAGGAGAAGATCCTCTCCACTAGCAACTTCTGTCCCAGTGAATCCCATGCAGGGTGCTAGTTCAGGAACTGCAACAAGACTTGTCAATTACATGAAGTTCATCCCAACTCCAGGATTTAAGGCTCCAAGAAAGAAGAATTGA